One window of Arvicola amphibius chromosome 6, mArvAmp1.2, whole genome shotgun sequence genomic DNA carries:
- the Rraga gene encoding ras-related GTP-binding protein A, translated as MPNTAMKKKVLLMGKSGSGKTSMRSIIFANYIARDTRRLGATIDVEHSHVRFLGNLVLNLWDCGGQDTFMENYFTSQRDNIFRNVEVLIYVFDVESRELEKDMHYYQSCLEAILQNSPDAKIFCLVHKMDLVQEDQRDLIFKEREEDLRRLSRPLECACFRTSIWDETLYKAWSSIVYQLIPNVQQLEMNLRNFAQIIEADEVLLFERATFLVISHYQCKEQRDVHRFEKISNIIKQFKLSCSKLAASFQSMEVRNSNFAAFIDIFTSNTYVMVVMSDPSIPSAATLINIRNARKHFEKLERVDGPKHSLLMR; from the coding sequence ATGCCCAATACAGCCATGAAGAAAAAGGTGCTGCTGATGGGGAAGAGCGGGTCGGGGAAGACCAGCATGAGGTCGATCATCTTTGCGAATTATATCGCGCGCGACACCAGGCGCCTGGGCGCCACCATCGACGTGGAGCACTCCCACGTTCGATTCCTGGGGAACCTGGTGCTGAATCTGTGGGACTGTGGCGGCCAGGACACCTTTATGGAAAATTACTTCACCAGCCAGCGGGACAACATCTTCCGTAACGTGGAGGTTCTGATATACGTGTTTGACGTGGAGAGCCGCGAACTGGAAAAAGACATGCATTATTACCAGTCGTGTCTGGAAGCCATCCTCCAGAATTCACCTGACGCCAAAATCTTCTGCCTAGTGCACAAAATGGATCTGGTTCAGGAAGATCAACGTGACCTGATTTTTAAAGAGCGAGAGGAAGACCTGAGGCGTTTGTCTCGCCCGCTGGAGTGCGCTTGTTTTCGAACGTCCATCTGGGATGAGACGCTCTACAAAGCCTGGTCCAGCATCGTCTATCAGCTGATCCCCAACGTTCAGCAGCTGGAGATGAACCTCAGGAATTTCGCCCAGATTATTGAGGCTGATGAAGTTCTGCTGTTCGAGAGAGCTACGTTCTTGGTGATTTCCCACTACCAGTGCAAAGAGCAGCGAGATGTGCACCGCTTTGAGAAGATCAGCAACATCATCAAGCAGTTCAAGCTAAGCTGCAGTAAATTGGCCGCTTCTTTCCAGAGCATGGAAGTGAGGAATTCTAACTTCGCTGCCTTCATCGACATCTTCACATCAAACACGTATGTGATGGTGGTCATGTCAGATCCATCCATCCCTTCTGCAGCTACTCTGATCAACATTCGTAATGCCAGGAAACACTTTGAGAAGCTAGAGAGAGTAGATGGCCCCAAGCACAGCCTCCTCATGCGTTGA